From the Candidatus Delongbacteria bacterium genome, the window TCATATACAATACTTGCCATAGATTAGTATTTTTCCCAGTTGCATTTGGATTATTTCCTAAGCTTCTACTCATATTCACTGTATTTCCAACAAGTATAGATCCTACATTCTCTAAAATCTTAAATGGGTTTTTCTTCCATTTATAGATACCATCTTCTTCATGTACAAGTGCTCTAAATGCACCCAACACTGGATATATAAAACCATTTGGTGATACATACTCCATGTCTGTTTCATAAAATTTTGAAGTGAATCTAGGTTTTCCAGGTTTTCTAGTCACAACTCCAGTAACAGCTCCATATTTTTTAATTCCGTTATCTTCACCTTTATAGTATTTTGCCATATTTGATTCTAACATGTCATATAGTTTTACAATATCAACCATGATTGGCTTCATCTTAACGTATGGATTCTTATTTTCGTCTTGTTCATTGTTCTTACTTTCGTTAATATATATATCAACACACTGTTTATTACTGCTGTATGAGTTAATAGGGTAATTTTTCATATCTTGATATCTATCAATATTAAATAAATTTAATATAGCTAGTAATACAGATACATCAATTCTCTTATTTTGGTTTTCCTTGTAAGAAATGTCATGATAAAATGACTCTGTTTTGAACGCATCTTTAATTAACTCAAATCGTTTTTCAAGTTCTGCAATAGATTTGTCTTTAACTTGTACTGATGTATTTCTAGCAGCAGCTAAAGATTCAAAAATAGATTCAATATGGGTTAAAACTTCAATTTTTACAAACTGTTGATTTTTATCTATCTGGTCACGAAATTCTTTTATTATAGTATATGTATGTCCACCATCAACATTTCCGTGAACATCTAAATCAGTAAATGAAATATTTACAACATTATTGGTATTATCGTATGTAACTGTATCAGCGGAAAGCAATAAACCTCGATTAAGCAAATAAAAGTCAAGTTTCGCCGGTTCTAGCAAAGAGTCTTTTATTTTTTTAGCTACATTTGTCTTCAAGTTTTGTTCTCTAGGATTTGTATTCATAGGAATATCATTCGGTACATCATGTATGTCGCAAATCATAATGTACATTTCTGGAGTTTTATCCCCATCAGTTAATGTGTAATACGGATTTGGAATCTTCCTAAACGAAGAAACCTTAAATTTTAATTCTAATACATTGTTTTTCATTTTAATCTCCTTTTGCACTTCGAGTGCTATTTATTTGATACGTGAGATCCCTCACCATCAACTTAATTATAACAGGATGTTTTAAATTTGTTAACGTCATATATAGCGTTTTGTAACAAAATATGCTAAAATGACTCTATGAAGAAAAAGATAGAATACAATTCGATTAATTATAGATTGGGGCAAAACATAGCTCGAATC encodes:
- a CDS encoding AIPR family protein yields the protein MKNNVLELKFKVSSFRKIPNPYYTLTDGDKTPEMYIMICDIHDVPNDIPMNTNPREQNLKTNVAKKIKDSLLEPAKLDFYLLNRGLLLSADTVTYDNTNNVVNISFTDLDVHGNVDGGHTYTIIKEFRDQIDKNQQFVKIEVLTHIESIFESLAAARNTSVQVKDKSIAELEKRFELIKDAFKTESFYHDISYKENQNKRIDVSVLLAILNLFNIDRYQDMKNYPINSYSSNKQCVDIYINESKNNEQDENKNPYVKMKPIMVDIVKLYDMLESNMAKYYKGEDNGIKKYGAVTGVVTRKPGKPRFTSKFYETDMEYVSPNGFIYPVLGAFRALVHEEDGIYKWKKNPFKILENVGSILVGNTVNMSRSLGNNPNATGKNTNLWQVLYMTVKMQVMSEL